In the genome of Gadus morhua chromosome 12, gadMor3.0, whole genome shotgun sequence, one region contains:
- the tmed5 gene encoding transmembrane emp24 domain-containing protein 5: MGVIRMLLELSLVFFAFSTRFIALAAFSQSFDSDFTFTLPAGRKECFYQTMKKDASLEIEYQVLDGAGLDVDFHISSPTGHVIFSDYRKSDGVHTVETEDGDYALCFDNTFSSISEKVIFFELILDNMDQDLDDDDDWKEYVHGTDMLDMKLEDIMDTINSVKARLGKSAQIQTVLRAFEARDRNIQESNFERVNVWSVINMFVMVLVSGVQVYLLRSLFDDKRRMRT, from the exons ATGGGAGTTATTAGGATGTTACTGGAATTATCGCTAGTGTTTTTTGCTTTCTCTACAAGGTTTATTGCGTTGGCCGCATTCTCGCAGTCTTTTGACAGCGACTTCACGTTTACCTTACCCGCCGGTCGGAAGGAATGCTTCTACCAGACCATGAAGAAAGATGCATCGTTGGAAATTGAATACCAG GTGTTAGATGGCGCAGGCCTGGATGTTGACTTCCACATCTCTTCTCCCACTGGTCATGTGATTTTCAGTGACTATCGCAAATCAGACGGCGTGCACAC AGTTGAAACAGAGGATGGAGATTACGCATTATGCTTTGACAACACATTCAGTTCCATATCGGAGAAGGTTATCTTCTTTGAGCTGATCCTGGACAACATGGATCAAGATTTAGATGACGACGATGACTGGAAGGAGTATGTTCATGGAACAGATATGCTGGACATGAAACTGGAAGACATTATG GACACAATCAACAGTGTGAAGGCCCGACTGGGGAAGAGTGCACAGATCCAAACGGTGCTGCGGGCCTTTGAGGCGCGCGACCGCAACATCCAGGAGAGCAACTTTGAGCGGGTGAACGTCTGGTCTGTCATTAACATGTTCGTTATGGTGCTGGTGTCTGGCGTTCAGGTGTACTTGCTCCGCTCCCTGTTTGATGACAAAAGGAGAATGCGGACGTAA